In Papaver somniferum cultivar HN1 chromosome 1, ASM357369v1, whole genome shotgun sequence, a genomic segment contains:
- the LOC113308051 gene encoding protein DEHYDRATION-INDUCED 19-like, translating to MDSELWASRLAAVKRQYTLQHQQNNNSQLDRLSFDDIDVEEEIRSDFPCPYCYEDYDIVSLCSHLEDEHPFESKVTLCPICSVRISRDMLNHITLQHGHLFKLQRRRRLRRVAIPNSQALSLLGRDLREAHLQVLLGGGGYRSSNPSTSNVATDSFLSSLMFNFPASEADEITKSMAPIVEDTYKKSTTSIKPRKPSFDSSLSREEREQKTMRAEFVQDLLLSTLFGD from the exons ATGGATTCTGAACTCTGGGCATCTCGTCTTGCTGCAGTCAAAAGGCAATACACTCTGCAACATCAACAGAACAACAACTCTCAACTAG ATCGGCTGAGCTTTGATGATATTGATGTAGAAGAGGAGATTCGTTCTGATTTTCCGTGTCCTTATTGTTACGAAGATTATGATATTGTTTCTCTTTGTTCTCATCTAGAGGATGAACATCCATTCGAGTCAAAAGTGACG TTATGCCCCATTTGCTCTGTTAGGATTTCTCGAGATATGCTGAATCATATTACTTTGCAACATGGACACCTGTTCAAG TTACAGAGACGTAGAAGATTACGCAGAGTTGCCATCCCTAACAGTCAGGCACTGTCTTTGTTGGGTCGAGATCTCCGTGAAGCTCATTTACAGGTGCTtttaggaggtggtggttatcGGTCAAGCAATCCTAGTACATCTAATGTTGCTACAGATTCGTTTCTGTCATCACTTATGTTTAACTTTCCTGCATCTGAAGCTGATGAAATTACAAAGTCGATGGCCCCCATTGTTGAGGATACTTATAAGAAGAGTACGACTTCGATAAAGCCTCGTAAACCAAG TTTTGACTCTTCTTTGAGTCGAGAAGAGAGGGAACAAAAGACTATGAGAGCTGAGTTTGTGCAAGATCTTCTACTCTCTACACTGTTTGGGGATTAA
- the LOC113334092 gene encoding uncharacterized protein LOC113334092 produces MAGFVMLNPSSVLLIYLSLTTITFVISRLDNSQMICTDKPNGLISELQKMKLKSAQLESILEERIERLNVKMHNVEEKKKLIEEMDIKIHSSQTALISIKKEAALPMERVNALEEEVRLLWANTRKNNFDLHSLETEVHDMEANLEVLTSEIEKARSIVTEQWIQIQQLDQALQVTEIRILKAKSKTGTTKCTFTKFIKEILERHHQKLTTILEPIFLTKESFQKSHMSQALYSLKEYHHQLQRFVKHEMERNEFTATIANQEVVFFLASALVTFPILTAWMLLASQFS; encoded by the exons ATGGCGGGTTTTGTGATGTTAAATCCAAGTTCAGTGTTGCTGATCTATCTATCTCTGACTACGATCACATTTGTAATTTCTCGCTTGGACAATTCTCAAATGATTTGTACAGATAAACCCAACGGTTTAATAAGTGAGTTACAGAAGATGAAACTGAAGTCGGCTCAATTAG AATCTATCTTGGAGGAAAGAATCGAACGCTTAAATGTTAAAATGCATAAtgttgaagaaaagaagaagttaATTGAGGAGATGGACATTAAGATTCATTCTTCGCAAACTGCTTTGATTAGTATCAAG AAAGAGGCAGCATTACCAATGGAAAGGGTTAATGCGCTTGAAGAAGAG GTCAGACTTCTTTGGGCAAATACAAGAAAGAACAACTTTGATCTTCATAGTTTGGAAACTGAAGTGCACGATATGGAGGCAAATCTAGAAGTGCTGACTTCCGAAATTGAAAAG GCTAGGAGTATTGTAACAGAGCAATGGATCCAGATTCAGCAACTTGACCAGGCCCTACAAGTCACAGAA ATCAGGATTCTTAAGGCTAAAAGTAAAACAGGGACCACCAAATGCACATTCACAAAG TTCATCAAGGAAATTTTGGAACGCCATCATCAAAAACTTACTACAATTCTGGAACCAATTTTCCTTACCAAGGAGTCCTTTCAGAAGTCTCACATGTCTCAAGCTCTATACAGTTTAAAAGAATATCATCATCAG CTGCAACGGTTTGTCAAACATGAAATGGAAAGGAATGAATTTACAGCAACTATTGCCAACCAGGAAGTGGTCTTCTTTTTG GCTTCTGCTCTTGTTACATTTCCGATACTGACTGCATGGATGTTGCTCGCATCACAATTTAGCTAG